Proteins encoded within one genomic window of Cellulomonas flavigena DSM 20109:
- a CDS encoding carbohydrate-binding domain-containing protein: MRRGTTAAAVAAVLVTGVLGSPAQAAAPAVEEALAANLPVHATDHALDWDAGDETTITLSGASAQVTGSGASTRGGTVTISAPGTYRVSGTLTDGALVVASATDGVVRVVLDGASITSSTTAPLQVLDADEVVVVLADGSRNSLTDPAAYQYPEGQDEPNAALFSTADLTIAGSGALTVTANANDGIASKDGLVVAGGEVTVHAADDGVRGKDYLVVAGGALDVTATGDGLKADDDAPEAGFVHVAGGSTRITSGDDGVAAASDVLVGDGSLEVRAGGGAGAGTDTGAKGIVGDVSVVIGGGSVAVDAIDDAVHADDTITVAGGDTTLATAGDGVDAGERLVVTGGVLTVTASWEGLESKIVEISDGQLEVSAQDDAINASDPVAPDSMDVLPGVHVAVSGGRLLLRTAVGDGLDSNGTAAVSGGTIVVDGSTEWVNSALDVSGDFQVTGGVVVGTSHGGHVAVPSTASPQAWVSLTAQPQQAAGTLLHVLAPDGTVVASLRTSKTQGNVTVSTPAVRAGTQYRLAVGGTADGPTLGGYHEQPGDATGATVVVTATSNTPPPEGGWGGGWPGGGGWPGGGGGGGGWPPPGGGWPPARG; this comes from the coding sequence GTGCTCGGCAGCCCCGCGCAGGCGGCCGCGCCGGCCGTGGAGGAGGCGTTGGCCGCCAACCTGCCGGTGCACGCGACCGACCACGCGCTGGACTGGGACGCGGGCGACGAGACGACGATCACGCTGTCGGGTGCGTCGGCGCAGGTCACGGGGAGCGGTGCGAGCACACGGGGTGGCACGGTCACCATCTCCGCACCGGGGACGTACCGGGTCAGCGGCACGCTCACCGACGGTGCTCTCGTGGTCGCCTCGGCGACCGACGGTGTCGTGCGGGTGGTGCTCGACGGCGCGTCGATCACGTCCTCGACGACCGCGCCCCTGCAGGTGCTCGACGCCGACGAGGTCGTCGTGGTCCTCGCCGACGGCTCGCGCAACAGCCTGACCGACCCGGCCGCCTACCAGTACCCCGAGGGCCAGGACGAGCCGAACGCGGCGCTGTTCTCGACGGCCGACCTCACGATCGCGGGCAGCGGGGCGCTGACGGTGACGGCCAACGCGAACGACGGGATCGCCTCCAAGGACGGCCTGGTCGTCGCCGGCGGCGAGGTGACGGTCCACGCCGCCGACGACGGCGTGCGCGGCAAGGACTACCTGGTGGTCGCGGGAGGGGCCCTGGACGTGACGGCGACCGGCGACGGCCTGAAGGCCGACGACGACGCACCGGAGGCCGGCTTCGTGCACGTGGCCGGCGGCTCGACACGCATCACGTCGGGCGACGACGGCGTGGCGGCGGCCTCGGACGTCCTCGTCGGGGACGGCTCCCTGGAGGTCCGTGCCGGCGGTGGCGCGGGCGCGGGCACCGACACGGGCGCGAAGGGGATCGTCGGTGACGTGTCGGTGGTGATCGGGGGCGGTTCGGTCGCCGTCGACGCGATCGACGACGCCGTGCACGCGGACGACACGATCACCGTCGCCGGCGGGGACACGACGCTCGCGACGGCCGGTGACGGCGTCGACGCGGGCGAGCGCCTGGTGGTGACCGGCGGCGTGCTCACGGTGACGGCGTCGTGGGAGGGCCTCGAGTCCAAGATCGTCGAGATCAGCGACGGGCAGCTCGAGGTCTCCGCCCAGGACGACGCCATCAACGCGTCCGACCCGGTCGCGCCGGACTCCATGGACGTCCTCCCGGGGGTGCACGTCGCCGTGAGCGGCGGCCGGCTCCTGCTGCGCACGGCCGTGGGCGACGGCCTGGACTCCAACGGGACCGCCGCCGTCTCGGGCGGGACGATCGTCGTCGACGGTTCCACGGAGTGGGTCAACAGCGCGCTCGACGTCTCCGGCGACTTCCAGGTCACCGGCGGTGTCGTGGTCGGGACGAGCCACGGTGGGCACGTCGCCGTGCCGTCGACGGCCTCGCCGCAGGCGTGGGTCTCGCTGACCGCGCAGCCGCAGCAGGCGGCGGGCACCCTGCTGCACGTGCTCGCCCCCGACGGCACGGTGGTCGCGTCGCTCCGCACGTCGAAGACGCAGGGCAACGTCACCGTCTCGACGCCCGCGGTGCGCGCGGGCACGCAGTACCGGCTCGCCGTCGGCGGGACCGCCGACGGCCCCACGCTCGGCGGCTACCACGAGCAGCCCGGTGACGCGACGGGTGCCACGGTCGTGGTCACCGCGACCTCCAACACCCCGCCGCCCGAGGGCGGCTGGGGCGGTGGCTGGCCGGGTGGCGGTGGCTGGCCGGGTGGCGGCGGTGGTGGCGGTGGCTGGCCGCCGCCCGGAGGGGGCTGGCCGCCCGCGCGCGGCTGA
- a CDS encoding phenylacetate--CoA ligase family protein, with translation MTPTATSALRQAALRLTTWCVTTVYRAYRLHPALWRLTARNYHPAMERFARLNAWMICQHAYLDVPAYRQHVEEGGFRFRWWDLTTYAPTSKHGYVDRYPEDERCWHGVIETVGTVVDESSGSSGTPYNWMRSKRELATVHKNVAGYVTSLFGTRRLFAVNAFSMGAWATGTNTGIAMSRIAMVKNTGPDIDKIVDTLRHFGPRYTYLVCAYPPFLKHLRDRLDAEGFDWDAYDLNGFVGGEALTEGLRDYLEDRFGRVYSGYGASDLTIGMAGESDLAVWVRRTLAAGGPLRDTVLGADETRTPMVFQYNPLETYMETTEDGRLLVTLNSADIMSPKLRYDIGDEARIVTFDEMKAAIAALPDPQRHRLAFGFERAYAIQRMRLPFLLLYGRKDSTVSYMGANLYPLDVENGLYLDNPHAAAIESFRLALVDIGDHEQRPAIHLQLRADADLSDAQRAELAERATAGVLGHLASVSRDVAQSLAEDPTSADLRVHVHDHGTGPFTGGSTKIKNVYLVDADDRDPSTAHPRAGA, from the coding sequence GTGACCCCCACCGCCACGAGCGCCCTGCGGCAGGCCGCGCTGCGGCTCACCACCTGGTGCGTGACCACCGTGTACCGCGCGTACCGCCTGCACCCCGCGCTGTGGCGCCTCACGGCGCGCAACTACCACCCCGCGATGGAGAGGTTCGCGCGCCTCAACGCGTGGATGATCTGCCAGCACGCGTACCTCGACGTCCCGGCGTACCGGCAGCACGTCGAGGAGGGCGGCTTCCGGTTCCGCTGGTGGGACCTGACGACGTACGCCCCGACGTCCAAGCACGGGTACGTCGACCGGTACCCCGAGGACGAGCGGTGCTGGCACGGGGTCATCGAGACGGTCGGCACGGTGGTCGACGAGTCCAGCGGCTCGTCCGGCACGCCGTACAACTGGATGCGCTCGAAGCGTGAGCTCGCGACCGTCCACAAGAACGTCGCGGGGTACGTGACCTCGCTGTTCGGCACGCGTCGGCTCTTCGCGGTGAACGCGTTCTCGATGGGCGCGTGGGCGACGGGCACCAACACGGGTATCGCGATGTCCCGGATCGCGATGGTGAAGAACACCGGGCCGGACATCGACAAGATCGTCGACACCCTGCGGCACTTCGGGCCCCGGTACACGTACCTCGTGTGCGCGTACCCGCCGTTCCTCAAGCACCTGCGCGACCGGCTCGACGCCGAGGGCTTCGACTGGGACGCGTACGACCTCAACGGGTTCGTCGGCGGCGAGGCGCTCACCGAGGGGCTGCGCGACTACCTCGAGGACCGCTTCGGTCGCGTGTACTCCGGCTACGGGGCGTCCGACCTGACGATCGGCATGGCGGGGGAGAGCGACCTCGCGGTGTGGGTGCGGCGCACGCTCGCGGCCGGCGGACCGCTGCGCGACACCGTGCTCGGCGCGGACGAGACGCGCACCCCGATGGTCTTCCAGTACAACCCGCTCGAGACGTACATGGAGACGACCGAGGACGGCCGCCTGCTCGTCACGCTGAACTCGGCCGACATCATGAGCCCGAAGCTGCGCTACGACATCGGCGACGAGGCGCGGATCGTCACGTTCGACGAGATGAAGGCCGCGATCGCGGCGCTGCCGGACCCGCAGCGGCACCGGCTCGCGTTCGGGTTCGAGCGCGCGTACGCGATCCAGCGCATGCGGCTGCCGTTCCTGCTGCTGTACGGGCGCAAGGACTCGACCGTCTCGTACATGGGCGCGAACCTCTACCCGCTCGACGTCGAGAACGGCCTGTACCTCGACAACCCGCACGCCGCCGCGATCGAGTCGTTCCGGCTCGCCCTGGTCGACATCGGCGACCACGAGCAGCGACCGGCGATCCACCTGCAGCTGCGTGCCGACGCGGACCTGTCGGACGCCCAGCGCGCCGAGCTGGCCGAGCGTGCGACCGCGGGTGTGCTGGGGCACCTCGCGTCGGTGTCGCGCGACGTCGCGCAGTCGCTCGCGGAGGACCCGACGTCGGCCGACCTGCGGGTGCACGTGCACGACCACGGCACCGGGCCGTTCACCGGCGGCAGCACGAAGATCAAGAACGTCTACCTCGTCGACGCCGACGACCGGGACCCGTCGACCGCGCACCCGCGCGCCGGGGCCTGA